One Acidobacteriota bacterium genomic window, TGTGGTCGAGCGCCTCGGTGCGGCTGGTCCACGACGGGGCGGAGGCGAACCGGGTCGGAAAGGCCCGGATGATCGCACGGCAATCCCCGGGGTCCCTGCGGCGGCTGCGGGTCTGCCTGGCCTGGGAACACGGGGGATACAACTGCGGTCAGTGCGAGAAGTGCCTGCAGACCATGCTTTGCCTGCAGGCCGCCGGCGCACTGGACCGGTGCGAAACCCTGCCGCAACGGATCGACCCGGAGTCGGTGCGCAAGGTCGGGGTCAACCCGTTCACGAAGTGGCACTGGAAGTACCTTCCGGGTGAAATCGGCGACCCCGTTTTGGACGAGGCTGTCCGGGAAGTGCTTCGGAAAGCCCGTCCGGGACAGGACTCCCCTCCCGCCGCCCCCCCCGGCGAGGTCCCGGAACGCCCGAAGGGTCTGTACCGCGAACTGAAGGACAAAATGCACTGGAGGCCCGCCAAGCCGAAGTCCCCGCCTTCGGGTGACGGTCCGGCCGGCTGATGTCCCTCCCGGGAACACGATCCGCTCAAGTGAGAGAAGAAGTGCCGGCCCGCCGGTTCGACAGGCCGGCGCCGTTTCAGGCCTGACCCGGGGTCGCCCGGAGGGCCTCCAGTTTTTCGCGGAGGCACTCCGCCTTGGCCAGGAAACCCGAGAGGGTCTCACAGGACGCGTAGTCGGGGCAATGGGCGCAGGTGGGTTGCTTCCGTTCCATCGCGCAGGCCCGCAGGGGGCACATGCCGGTGTAGCCCCCCTTGCGGCAGCCGGACGTCCGGCACCCGTCGCAGTCGATGGCCGCAAGCGGGATGTCCGGCGAGAACTCCTTCCGCCACTGCTCCAGGACCTTGAGCTTGAGGGCCTCGTCCCCGGTCTGGGTGGCCTTCCAGGCGTCGCAGGCGCCGCAGTCGATCCCGCACGGTGCAATCATCTCGGACAACATGATGTTCCCTCCTCGATAAGATGTTCAGCCTTCGGCTGACCTTCCGAGGATAGGTGAAAATTTGGTGAAAATCAAGGCAAAAATCACCGGGGACTTCCAAACCCCGGGATGTCCCGCCCGGCCCGGTCACCCTGAAACAACCCCCGCCCCCGGGGGTTCAACCGGTAAGGACGCCGGGCGGGACGCGAAAAGCCCGGCAGGAGGAGGAAATCATGAAAAAACCCGCCGCATGGCGGGTTTTTTTTCATGATCGTCCGGTTGGCGCACGGAACGGTTACGGCATGGGTATGCGAAGGGTCCAGCCGAAGGGATCGTCCTTCTCACCGTACTGGATAGCCTGGAGTTCCGCGTAAAGCGTCTTGGCGACCTCGCCCACCTGGGCCCCCGACACGGTGAACGTCTTCCCCTTGAAGGTGATGGAGCCCACCGGGGCGATGCTGGCGGCCGTCCCGGACCCGAAGATCTCCGTGACGCGCCCCGCGTCGATCCCCTCGGACAGTTCGGAGATGGAGACCTTCCGCTCCTCGACCTTCATGCCGAGGTGTTGGGCCAGCTGCAGGACGGACTTGCGGGTGATGCCGTGCAGGATGGAGCCGTCCAGCTTGGGGGTGGTCACCACGCCGTCGATGACGAAGAAGATGTTCATGGCGCCCACTTCCTCGACGTACTGGTGCTCCTTCGCGTCGAGCCAGAGGACCTCGCTGTAGCCGTGGTCCTTGGCCAGCTTCTGGGCGTAGAGGCTGGCGGCGTAGTTGGCGCCGGTCTTGGCCTCGCCCATCCCGCCCTGGGCGGCGCGGACGTGCACGTCGGTCACGAAGAGGTGGATGGGTTTGAAGCCTTCCTTGAAGTACGGCCCCACCGGCGACAGGATGATGAAGAAGAGGTATTCGGCGGAGGGTCGCACGCCCAGCCCCACCTCCGTGGCGATCATGGTGGGCCGGATGTACAGGGCGGATCCGCGCGTGCGCGGGAGCCAACGGCTCTCCAGGGTGACGAGTTTCGTGATGGCTTCCAGCATCTCCGCCTCGTCGAGCACCGGCATGCACAGGCGCTCGGCCGAGCGGTTGAACCGCTTCACGTTCTCCTCGGGGCGGAAGAAGATGATCTGCCCGTCATGGCCGGCGAAGGCCTTCGCCCCCTCGAAGATCTCCTGCCCGTAGTGGAACACGAGGGTGGCGGGGTCGAGCGCGAGGGGCCGGTAGGGGCCGATGGCGGGGTGCTGCCACCCCAGGCCCCGCTTGTACTCCATCGTGAACATCCGGTCGGTGAAGACGCGGCCGAAGCCCAGTTCGTCGGGGTTCGTGAACAGGGGCTTCTCTTGGGTCAACGGAAGGATGCTGATGTCCATGTCGTCTCTCCTGAAGAAAGTTGAATCAGACAGGGTCGAATTCTACCAGAAAAAACCGGCCCCGGAACAAGGTTTTCTCGGGTCCCGGGGCGTTTTTCGTCACCGGGTGCGCACCGGCAAACCGCCCCCGGAGGGTGGCCGGGTTTTTCGGACCGCCGGGGTCAGGGCCGCAGTTCCGCCAGGAAAGACGTGCCGAAGGGGAGCCGCAGCCCGAAAGCCTCCGCGACGGTCTGCCCGACATCGGCCATGGAGGCGCGCAGGCCCAGGTCGGCGCCCTTTCGCGCCCCTTTCGCCAGGGCGAGGATGGGGACGTACTCCCGGGTGTGGTCGGTGGACACGTCCGACGGGTCGCAGCCGTGGTCGGCCGTCAGGATCAGGCAGTCGCCGTCGCGCAGCGCCTCGATCCAGCCGGGGAGGGCGTCGTCCAGTTCCTTCAGCGCGGCGCCGTAACCCGCGGCGTCGTTCCGGTGGCCGTAGAGCATGTCGAAGTCCACCAGGTTCACGAAGACGAGGTCCCCCTGGCCGGAGCGGATCAGCTCCCCGGTTTTCGCGATGCCCTCGGCATTCCCCTTGGTGGGGATTTCCACGCCCGCGTGGCAGTGGTCGAAGATGGAGCCGATCTTGCCCACGCTGATCACCTTCCGACCCGCCGCTTCCATCAGGGACAGCAGGTTCGGCTCCGGCGGCGGCACGGCGTAGTCCCGCCGGTTGGCGGTCCGGGTGAAGGCGCCGGGCTTGCCCACGAAGGGGCGCGCGATGATGCGGGCCACGCAGTGGGGGCCCTGCATCATCCGGCGGGAGATCTCGCAGATCTCGTACAAGCGGGGCAGCGGGATGACCTCCTCGTGGGCGGCGATCTGGAAGACGCTGTCGGCCGAGGTGTAGACGATGGGGTGGCCGGTCCGGACATGCTCCTCGCCCAGGTCCTTGATGATCTCGGTCCCGGAGGCGGGGTAGTTGCCCAGCAGTTTCAGGCCCGTCCGCTGCTCGAACCCGGCCACGATCTCCGGCGGGAAGCCGTCGGGGTAAACCGGGAAGGGCGTCGCCGTCAGGATGCCCATCAACTCCCAGTGCCCGACCGTGGTGTCCTTGCCCTCGGAGGCGATGGCGGCCTTGCCGTGGCAGGCCAGGGGTTCGGGGACGGGCGGGTGTCCCGGGATCTCGGTGAGGTTGCCAATCCCCAGGCGGTGGAAATTCGGAAGGTGGACGCCCGAGTCGCGCACCGCGTGGGCGAAGGTGTGGGTGCCGGCATCGCCCCATTTCGCGGCGTCGGGCATAGCGCCCACGCCGGCCGAATCGACGACGACGAGGATGAACCGTTCCAGTTTCATGTTTTTTCTCCTACCTGGCGGCCTGGAGCAGCGCGTCGAGCTTGGCCGCGAGCCCCTGGAGCCGGTCGATGAGTGCCTTGTCGGACGAGAAGGCCGTGATCTTGGCGTAGACGGTCCCCCGGTGGAAGGACACGCTGTTGGAGGTGCGCTTCGCCTTGACCCCGATCTTCAGGCCCGCGGTGGGTGCGCCGGCTTCCTTCGTGAAGATCCCGGCGGCCCCCTGGGCGGTGTCCATGCCGAAGAGGTCCACGGTGAAGGATTTGCCCGGCAGGTCCGCGAACGCGAACTCGCCCGTGGCCGCCCGCCGATAGCCGAACTGGAGGTAGGTGTCAACGGCGCCGTCCACGTAGTCGGCCAGGTTGTCCCGGCCGTAGAGCTGCACGGGTTCCACGGCCTTGAGGGACTGGGTCTTCTGGAGCGCCGCGAGCCGGGCCGCCAGGTCCGCCGCCGGCGAGGCCGGGGGCGCCGGGTGAACCACCCCGGAGGATACAAACCCCAGGATGAGGATCAAAACAAGCAGCCAGTCTTTTCTCATTAAAATTCTCCTTGCCGGGAGTCGCCGCAAAGCCCCTGCAAATCCCGGAACGGCAATCCAGTCCAAATATGCCACAAAGAACGCAAAGAGTTCAAAGATTATTCCATGGCCTTTGTTCTCTTTGCGTTCTATGTGGCCAGGCGGTCCGGTCGAAACCTATCGGCTCTTGTCCGGGTAGGGAGGCGGCGGCACCGGGCGGACCGGGTAGCTCTTCAGGTCCTCCAGGACCACCGCGATGGCCCGGTCGAGCTGCTCGTCCACGCCGTCGTACTCCTTCGCCGGGTCGTTGTCCACCACGATGTCGGGCTGGACCCCGGCGCCTTCCATGATCCACTCCTTCCCTTCCAGGTCGTATCGGGAGAACTCCGGGCGGTTCAGGAAGCCCCCGTCCAGGAGCGGCAGGGAGCCCCGGATGCCCACGACGCCCCCCCAGGTGCGCGTCCCGACGATCTTCCCCAGGCCGTACTTGCGGAAGCGGTACCCGACGATGTCGCCGTCGGACATGGACAGCTCGTTCACCAGGAGGACCTTGGGCCCCATGACCATCCCTCCGGGGTTGAGGTTCACCGCCGCGTTGCGGGCCACGTCGAACATGATGGGGTCCCGGCGCAGCCGCTCGACGATCTGGAACGACACGTTGCCGCCGCCGTTGCCCCGGACGTCCACGACGAGGGCCTCCTTGCGCAGCTGCGGGTAGAACATCTTCGCGAACTGGTTCAGCCCCTCGGGGCCCATGTCCGGCACGTGGAGGTAGCCCACCCGCCCGTTCGTGGCCTTGTCCACTTTCTCCACGTTCTCCCGGACCCAGTTGTAGTAGTAAAGCTCCTTCTCGTCCTCCACCGGGACGACCCGGACGTCCCGGGCGCCGTCGTCGGACGGCTTCCCGTTGACCCGCAGGGTGACCTGGCGGCCGACTTTGCCCACCAGCAGCTCGTAGACGTTGGCGACGCTGCGGGTGGGGACCCCGTCCACCGCCAGGATGAAATCCCCGGCCTGCACGTTGACGCCGATCTCGGTGAGGGGGGAGCGCAGGCGGCGTTCCCAGTTCTGGCCGCGGAGGACCATCGACACCTTCCAGAACCCGGAGGGGTCGCGGTCGAGCACGGCCCCCAGGCGGCCCACGGGGACCCGCTTCACCGCCGGCTGGTCGCCGCCACCCACGTAGGCGTGGCCCGCGTTGAGCTCGCCGATCAGCTCGCCGATGAGGTAGGTGAGGTCGGCCCGGTGGTTGACCCAGGGGAGGAGGCGGGCGTAGCGGTCCCGCAGGGCGGGCCAGTCCACGCCGTGCATGTTGGGCGCGTAGAAGAAGTCGCGCATCTGTCGCCAGCACTCCCGGTAGATCTGGTCCCACTCCGCCCGGCGGTCGAGGGTCACCTGGAGCCCGGAAAGGTCGAGGCGCTCCTTCACCTCCGCCCGGCCGGAAGGCAAATCGACGATGGCGTAGGCGTTGTCGGCGAACAGCATCATCTTCCGGCCGTCCGCGCTGATCTCGTACGCCGCGCACTCGGCGACTTCCGTCTCCTTGAGCTTCTCCAGGTCGTAGACGAAGAGACGGGGCTTGTCGTCACCCCGCCCGGCCCGCTGGTAGTAGAGCCGGCCGGCCCTCGCGCTGAGGTTGCCGTAGTTGGAGGCGGGGAGCGGCAGGGCAGCGATCCGCTCCGTCAACCCCGCTTCGTCCACCTTGACGACGGGCAGCCCCGCGGCCGGCTTCTCGCCGTCGGCCTCTTCGGAGGGGGCACCCGCCTCGGCCGCCCCGTTCGCCTTCGGGGGCTTCTCCGCGGCGGGGGGCTCGGCGCCGGGCTCCCGGAACGCGACCTCGTCGCTCTTGGGCGCCAGGAAGGACGGGGCCTGCGCGTCCAGGGTCACGAAGAAGATCCCGGACATGTCCAGGTAGACGTGGTTGAACTCCGTGCGCCCGTAGGTGGGCCGGAAGCTGCGGTCGGAGACGAAGAACAGGTACTTCCCGCACCCGGAAAAAGCCGGGCCCCGGGAGGAGAACCAGCCGTCGGTGACGGGGAACTTGCGGGCCGACTCGAGAGAGTAGAGCCAGATCACGCTCTGGGACTTCTCCTCGGGGCGGGTCCAGGACACCCACTTCCCGTCGGGGGACCAGGTGAAGTCGGTGATCTCGAAGGCCGTGGCCTGGTCCACCAGGGTGACCTGGCGGGTGTCGACGTCCACGAACTGGAGGCGCTGCTTCCGGTCGGCCCAGAGCAGTTTCTTCCCGTCGGGGGACCACCGGGGGCCGTACTTGTAAACGTCGCCGCCGGAGGTGACGGCCACGGGCTCCCCGCCGCCGTCCTGGGCCAGGACGTAGATCTCGTCCTCGCCGGAGCGGTCGGAAAGGAAGGCGATCCGGCGGCCGTCGGGCGACCACTCGGCGTCACGGTCGTGGACGCCGGGCGTCCGGGTGAGGTTCCGGGTCGGCCCGTGCTTCGCCGGGACGGTGAAGACGTCCCCCCGAGCGCAGAAGACGGCCCGGTTGCCGTCGGGGGCGACACCGAAGCCGGCGACCCGGTCGGCGACGCTCACCAGGCCGCCGCGCCCCGTGTCGAAGTCGTCGAGGATGCGGACGGGGACCTTGCGCGCCTTCTCCGTGGCCAGGTCCAGCAGGTAGAGTTCACCGCCGTTCTCGAAAGCGATGGCCCGGTCCCCCAGCGAGGGGAACTTGACGTCGTAGTCCCGGAAGTCGGTCAGCTTGCGGGTCGCGCGGGTGTCCAGGTCGCAGACGTAGAGGTTCATGCGCCGGAGCTCGTCCCGGTCGGAGAGGAAGTAGACCTTGTTGCCGCTCCACATCGGGATGATGTCCTGGGCGGCGTTGGCGGTGAGGTTGACCGTCTTGCGGGTGGCGAAGTCGTGGATCCAGACGTCGTCCGCCTGACCGCCGCGGTAGCGCTTCCACGTCCTGAATTCCCGGAACACCCGGTTGTAGGCCAATTTGCCACCGTCCGGCGAGTAGGAGCAGAAGCCGCCCCGGGGCAGCGGGACCCGGGTGACGGGGCCGCCGCCGGCGCCCACCAGGCAGAGCCGGCCCACCATGTCGTTCCACTCCTCGGCCCGGGCGCGGAAGACGATGGTGTCGTTGTCCTTCCAGCCCATGACGATGTTGTTGGGGCCCAGGCGGTCCGACACGTCGTCGCGCCCCAGGACGGGGGACCAGGTGAGCCGCGTCGGGACGCCCCCTTCCGCGGGAATCACGTAGACCTCCGTGCTGCCGTCGTACTGGGCGGTGAAGGCGATGCTGCGGCCGTCCGGGGAGAACCGGGCGAACATCTCGTAACCCGGGTCCGTGGTGAGCTTGCGGGCCGTGCCGCCCGCGGCGGGGACGGCGTAGAGGTCCCCGGCGTAGGTGAAGACCACCCTGTCGCCGTGGACGGCGGGGAAGCGCAGCAGCCGGGTCTCGCCGGCGGTCGCGGGGTCCGCGGGGGGCGCGGCCGTGACGGCGCCGAGGAGAAGGGCGCCCAGGGACAGGGCCAGGAGCAGGGTTCGCGTTCGCATCGTTCCTCCCGTGTTTCGGTTGATCGGCCCGCGGGGGTCCCCCGGGCCCGAATGCCACATTTTACGCCCGGACCGCTCATTTGTTCACCCCCATCGTGCACCCGGGCCGGATCAGCTTCCGCCCCCGAGGCCGCCCCACCGGCGGGCCCAGAAGAAACCACTAATTTCACTGATCTTCACTAATCACTCGCCGGGCGCGAAGGGCTCCCGACGTTTTTTCGCCTGCTTTGAGAGGCCTGGCGGCTTGGCGACAGCGTGAGGCCCGTCCGTGCGGTCTCATCTTTGGGTCAGGAGATCCAGTTGAACGCTTGACTCCGGCGGAAGGCAGGTGGACAATCAGCTTTAGATTAATGACGGAGGCGTGGTCATGCTGTTCTTGACGGGCCGGGAAATCGAAGCGTGGAACCGGTGGGGACGCGAAGCAGTGGAGGGGAGCCTGGCGCCCGGCGAGGTGCCCCCCGGCGTGCGGGCCCCGCTGCGCCCCGTCTTCTGCTTCTTCGCGGGCACGATGCTCACCGCCCGCGGACAGCGCGACGCCGGCCGGGGCTGGCTGCTCGCGGGCACCCGGGAGGAGACGGCGGGGCTCATGACCAACGCCCTGGTGACGGCCTTCCTGGAGCGGCACGGCGGCCGGCTGGTCAAGCCCGCCGTGGTCTTCGCGGACCCGGCCCCCTACCTCCACTTCATCGGGGTCCCGCCCATGCAGAGGGCCCGGGAGCAGTTCCGGGCCTTCGCCGCCCGCTCCCTGCCCCGTTTCGACCACCCGCTGCACTTCCTGGACATCGGATGCGGCGACGGCGACCTCACCGTCACCGTCCTTCGGCGACTCCAGATGGAGGGGAACGCGGCGTCCGTCGGGGAGGTGGCCCTGGTGGACTCGTCCAAGGCCATGCTGGACATGGCCGAGGGCAAGGTGCGCGAGGCCTTCCCGGGGTGTTCCGTCCGGACCTTCCACGACCGGATCCAGAACGTGGCCGGGCAGGTGGGCGAGGGCTACGACGTGGCCGTCTGCTCGCTGTCCTACCACCACATGCCGAGGGAAACCAAGCTGGCTCACCTGGGGGAACTCTCGGGGCGCCTCGACCACCTGCTCCTCTTCGAACTCGGCGCCGACAACGACACGCCGGAGATGCACTCGCCGGAACTGGCGATGGCGGTCTACCAGTCCTACGGGCGGATCATCGACTTCATCTTCGCCCACGACACCGACATCCGCACGGCCCAGGAGAGCGTGGACTGCTTCCTCATGGTGGAGGCGGTCTCCTTCCTCACCCAGCCGCGCGGGGAGCGCTCCGACTACCACATGCTCCGCGGGCAGTGGCACGAGGCCTTCCAAATGGGCCTGGGCCCGGCCTACCGATGCCTCGGCGACACCACCTGCCACGCCGACGAGCACCTCGACCTCTTCGCCCTGCACTACGGCCGGGGGTGATCCCGGCCGCGTATCCTTGCGCGGCCGCATCAAGCTTAGCGCCAAGGGGAGGACATGAAGACAAGCACGGCGTCGTTCCGTTCAAGGGGAAGGGGCGTCCTCCCCTCGTCGGCGGCGGGGACCCGGCCCCTTCCCGGGCGCCGGCCGGTCGTCTTCCTGGCTCTGTATCTCCTCTTCGCCGCCACGGGGTGGGCCTCCGCCTACGACTCCTCCACCCGGACACTGCGCTGCGGCTGGTACCCGTGGGACCCCTACCAGTTCCTCGACCCCGAGGCCGAGCTTCCCCTCCTCACCGGCCTGGACGTGAAGCTCGTGCGCGCCGTCTTCCGGGACGCCGGCTACACCGTGGACTTCGGCGAGGAGGTCAGCTGGGCGCGGCACCAGGCCGACATCCGGGACGGGGCCCGCGACATCGCCGCCGGCACCTTCATGACCCCGGAGCGGGCCGCGTACGCCTGGTTTTCGAAACCCTACCGGACGGAGACCGACGTCCTCTACGTCCGCCCCGGCGAGGCCGGGCGGCTTCCCGCCGCCACGACGGGCGAACTGCTCCGCCGGATGAGCGCCCGGCGTTTCCGGATCGGCATCGTGGACGGCTACAACTATGGCCCCGAAGTGATGGCCTGGATCGCGGACCCGGCCAACCGGGGGCTCGTCTTCCCCACCGGCAACGATTACGACAACCTGGTCCGGCTCCTGGACAACCGGATCGACGGCTTCCTGGCCGACCGTCTCGCGGGAGCCACCCTGGCGTGGCGGAAGGACCTGCAGTCGCGT contains:
- a CDS encoding DUF3795 domain-containing protein, translated to MLSEMIAPCGIDCGACDAWKATQTGDEALKLKVLEQWRKEFSPDIPLAAIDCDGCRTSGCRKGGYTGMCPLRACAMERKQPTCAHCPDYASCETLSGFLAKAECLREKLEALRATPGQA
- a CDS encoding branched-chain amino acid aminotransferase; this encodes MDISILPLTQEKPLFTNPDELGFGRVFTDRMFTMEYKRGLGWQHPAIGPYRPLALDPATLVFHYGQEIFEGAKAFAGHDGQIIFFRPEENVKRFNRSAERLCMPVLDEAEMLEAITKLVTLESRWLPRTRGSALYIRPTMIATEVGLGVRPSAEYLFFIILSPVGPYFKEGFKPIHLFVTDVHVRAAQGGMGEAKTGANYAASLYAQKLAKDHGYSEVLWLDAKEHQYVEEVGAMNIFFVIDGVVTTPKLDGSILHGITRKSVLQLAQHLGMKVEERKVSISELSEGIDAGRVTEIFGSGTAASIAPVGSITFKGKTFTVSGAQVGEVAKTLYAELQAIQYGEKDDPFGWTLRIPMP
- a CDS encoding phosphopentomutase, which translates into the protein MKLERFILVVVDSAGVGAMPDAAKWGDAGTHTFAHAVRDSGVHLPNFHRLGIGNLTEIPGHPPVPEPLACHGKAAIASEGKDTTVGHWELMGILTATPFPVYPDGFPPEIVAGFEQRTGLKLLGNYPASGTEIIKDLGEEHVRTGHPIVYTSADSVFQIAAHEEVIPLPRLYEICEISRRMMQGPHCVARIIARPFVGKPGAFTRTANRRDYAVPPPEPNLLSLMEAAGRKVISVGKIGSIFDHCHAGVEIPTKGNAEGIAKTGELIRSGQGDLVFVNLVDFDMLYGHRNDAAGYGAALKELDDALPGWIEALRDGDCLILTADHGCDPSDVSTDHTREYVPILALAKGARKGADLGLRASMADVGQTVAEAFGLRLPFGTSFLAELRP
- a CDS encoding PD40 domain-containing protein, with the protein product MRTRTLLLALSLGALLLGAVTAAPPADPATAGETRLLRFPAVHGDRVVFTYAGDLYAVPAAGGTARKLTTDPGYEMFARFSPDGRSIAFTAQYDGSTEVYVIPAEGGVPTRLTWSPVLGRDDVSDRLGPNNIVMGWKDNDTIVFRARAEEWNDMVGRLCLVGAGGGPVTRVPLPRGGFCSYSPDGGKLAYNRVFREFRTWKRYRGGQADDVWIHDFATRKTVNLTANAAQDIIPMWSGNKVYFLSDRDELRRMNLYVCDLDTRATRKLTDFRDYDVKFPSLGDRAIAFENGGELYLLDLATEKARKVPVRILDDFDTGRGGLVSVADRVAGFGVAPDGNRAVFCARGDVFTVPAKHGPTRNLTRTPGVHDRDAEWSPDGRRIAFLSDRSGEDEIYVLAQDGGGEPVAVTSGGDVYKYGPRWSPDGKKLLWADRKQRLQFVDVDTRQVTLVDQATAFEITDFTWSPDGKWVSWTRPEEKSQSVIWLYSLESARKFPVTDGWFSSRGPAFSGCGKYLFFVSDRSFRPTYGRTEFNHVYLDMSGIFFVTLDAQAPSFLAPKSDEVAFREPGAEPPAAEKPPKANGAAEAGAPSEEADGEKPAAGLPVVKVDEAGLTERIAALPLPASNYGNLSARAGRLYYQRAGRGDDKPRLFVYDLEKLKETEVAECAAYEISADGRKMMLFADNAYAIVDLPSGRAEVKERLDLSGLQVTLDRRAEWDQIYRECWRQMRDFFYAPNMHGVDWPALRDRYARLLPWVNHRADLTYLIGELIGELNAGHAYVGGGDQPAVKRVPVGRLGAVLDRDPSGFWKVSMVLRGQNWERRLRSPLTEIGVNVQAGDFILAVDGVPTRSVANVYELLVGKVGRQVTLRVNGKPSDDGARDVRVVPVEDEKELYYYNWVRENVEKVDKATNGRVGYLHVPDMGPEGLNQFAKMFYPQLRKEALVVDVRGNGGGNVSFQIVERLRRDPIMFDVARNAAVNLNPGGMVMGPKVLLVNELSMSDGDIVGYRFRKYGLGKIVGTRTWGGVVGIRGSLPLLDGGFLNRPEFSRYDLEGKEWIMEGAGVQPDIVVDNDPAKEYDGVDEQLDRAIAVVLEDLKSYPVRPVPPPPYPDKSR
- a CDS encoding class I SAM-dependent methyltransferase; the encoded protein is MLFLTGREIEAWNRWGREAVEGSLAPGEVPPGVRAPLRPVFCFFAGTMLTARGQRDAGRGWLLAGTREETAGLMTNALVTAFLERHGGRLVKPAVVFADPAPYLHFIGVPPMQRAREQFRAFAARSLPRFDHPLHFLDIGCGDGDLTVTVLRRLQMEGNAASVGEVALVDSSKAMLDMAEGKVREAFPGCSVRTFHDRIQNVAGQVGEGYDVAVCSLSYHHMPRETKLAHLGELSGRLDHLLLFELGADNDTPEMHSPELAMAVYQSYGRIIDFIFAHDTDIRTAQESVDCFLMVEAVSFLTQPRGERSDYHMLRGQWHEAFQMGLGPAYRCLGDTTCHADEHLDLFALHYGRG